A window of Thermodesulfovibrionales bacterium genomic DNA:
TTATGTCTCTGATACAGTTGCCAGGCAGAAGGACAAAAAGGCCATTCAGAAGATACTTGCTCTTGATGCGGAGGGTCTCTATCACACTGTAAAGGAAGAGAGGATTTCAATGTGCGGATATATACCTGCCACATGTACACTTTTTGCCTCCAGAAGGCTAGGTGCAAGGGAAGCAGAGCTTATCAAATATATGACCTCAGGAGAGATAAGCGGTGATTATGACCAGGTTGTTGGATATGCCGGTATCCTGATCTGGTAAAGCAGAATTCAGAATCTGACGAGAAATCCAGAAATGGAAAGCATGACAGGATACGGAGCCTCGGAGAGGGGCAATCTCAGGATTGAGGTAAGGTCATTAAATCACAGATTCCTTGAGATAAATTTCAGGATGAATCCCCTTTTTTATCCGTCAGAACCCAGAATGAGGGAGAGGGTTAAATCTAGGTTTTCAAGGGGGAAGATTGATATTATCATAACTGTCACAGAACCACCTTCTAATTATAAACTTAACAGGCAATTACTTCTTAATCTTATCGAAGAGCTGAGGGGTGTGGAGCCTCAGGGCTTATCACTGGTTCTTAATTTAAGGGACGTACTGACAGAAGTTCCTTACAATTATGACGAGAATGAGCTCCTGGAACTCCTCGATGAGGCAATGAGTAACCTGAAATCCATGAGGCTTGAGGAAGGAGAGATTCTGAAAAGAGAGATTCAAGGAAGGATTGAAAAAATAGATCGAATCAATGATAAAATAAAATCTCTCCAGAAT
This region includes:
- a CDS encoding YicC family protein; the encoded protein is MESMTGYGASERGNLRIEVRSLNHRFLEINFRMNPLFYPSEPRMRERVKSRFSRGKIDIIITVTEPPSNYKLNRQLLLNLIEELRGVEPQGLSLVLNLRDVLTEVPYNYDENELLELLDEAMSNLKSMRLEEGEILKREIQGRIEKIDRINDKIKSLQNQVFEEGRRKLKERLREVFKEFNIDSISEERKEEILQFLLSSPGIVTSVLERMDIAEEIERIESHISQFKKAMEFKEAVGKRLDFIIQEILREFNTIGAKSTNSELRTLVIEAKTEIERLREQVQNIE